The sequence GCCGGCATTCCCCCGCCGCGCCGATACGCGCGGAAATTAATGAAGTGACGGAAGCCCGCGAGAAATTCGACCGCGTTCACCCAGGCGCGTCCCGGCAGCGGCGCGCTCCCGAAATCGGCGATGACGAGCAGGGGGGCCATGCGCTTCATTTCAAGGAGCGCCGCGAGCGCGGAATCCCCGGGCGTCTCGTGGAAAAAGAGCGATGCCGTCGCGACGTCGAAGCCCTTGTCGGGAAAGGGGGAGAGGTCCGCGGCGTCGGCAAGCTCGAAACGGAGGTTCGAGAGTCCCCGGCGCGTCGCCGCGCGGCGGGCGTAGCCTATCATCCGGTCGGAAATATCGACCCCCACGCCCTCGCGGATACGGGGTGCAAGGCGCATGAGCTGGTCGCCGGTGCCGCAGGCGAGCTCGATCACCCGGGCGCCCCTGGGGATCAGGCGGTACACCGCGTCGCGCAGCGACGCGGCGCGGGGATCGACGATCGCCGCGTAGCGCGCCCCGGCGTAGATCTCGTTCCTGGGCTTTACCGCGCGGGGGACGCTTTCAATTGCGCGCAACGGGTATTCATCCGCCCGGGGATTTCTTCCCGGACCAGGTTCCTTTCATCGGGCAACGCTTGAACACCTCCAGGGCCTCGTACTCGGCCATGCCCAGCCCGTCGTAGAACGCCGCCGTGGCGCGGTTGCGCGCCTCGGCGCGCTGCCAGAACTCGCGCTCGTCCACGCCCGGGAAGAGCGGCCTGTCTTTTTGAGACTGGTGCTTGAAGATGGCGCTGCGCTTGCGCGCGAGCTCCTGGGGGGAAAGGGGCACCGCCATATCGACGTCCTGGATATCCCACTCCTGCCACGCGCCGCGGTAGAGCCACACGGCGCATTCCCGGAGCCAGTCCTCGCCCGCGAGGGAATCCAGGGCGCGCA is a genomic window of Spirochaetota bacterium containing:
- a CDS encoding class I SAM-dependent methyltransferase codes for the protein MRAIESVPRAVKPRNEIYAGARYAAIVDPRAASLRDAVYRLIPRGARVIELACGTGDQLMRLAPRIREGVGVDISDRMIGYARRAATRRGLSNLRFELADAADLSPFPDKGFDVATASLFFHETPGDSALAALLEMKRMAPLLVIADFGSAPLPGRAWVNAVEFLAGFRHFINFRAYRRGGGMPALMERAGLVCGEAARVFGGTVTIWTCRADH